The genome window AAGAGCCGCCTTTTTGCGTGAAGGGATTATCCAAAATTTCGCGCCCGATAAATTCCTGATGGACGTGTTCCGCCACGCGCCACTCCGTGCGCGCAAAACCGCTTTCGAGCATCCAGTCGAGCAATTTTCCGCTAGATGGGAATCGCCGCAGATCAGTGGTCAATACGCCGTCGAAATAATCGTAGAGATACCAGCGGTCGCGCCCGATGTGTGGGTCGAGGTTGATGATAGCCAGCGCGCCGCCCGCCCGCAATAACCGCCGCGCTTCGGCGATGAAGGCGCGCTGGTCGGCATAATGATGCAGGGCGTTGACGGATAACACCAGGTCGAAACTTGCGGATGGGAACGGCAGGCGATTCGCGTCCCCGTTCGTTAAGGACAACGCCTCATCCTGACCCCGAGCCTGCTTCAACATCCCAAGCGAAAAATCCAACCCGACGACGCGCCGCGCCAGCGGGTTGAGTTCCATCACCCAGCGACCCGTGCCACAGCCCACTTCCAACACATCGCGCGCCCTGTTCTGCTTCACCAATGCGCGCAATGCCCGCGAGATTCCCGCCAGCGGATTCTGGTCGTAACGCGCGTTATAGTTCGGCGCAATCGCGTTGTAATTGACGATCTGATTCATCCAAACTACTCCGCTTGATGCAGGTTGCCAGGCGCATCCATGAGATGCCCAGACTTGACCGCTTTGGTTTGAAGATAGTCCGCGTTGTGCGGGTTGGGCGGCATGACGAGCGGAATGCGTCCATTCACCTGGATGCCGAGCGCCTGCAACCCCTCGATTTTGCGCGGGTTGTTGGTGATGAGGCGGACGGATTTGACCTGCATCGAGGCAAGCATGTGGGCGGCAATGCTGTAATCGCGTTCGTCGTCGCGGAAGCCCAACGCTTCGTTGGCTTGCACGGTATCCAGCCCCGAGTCCTGCAATTCATACGCGCGGATTTTATTGGTGAGCCCGATGCCGCGCCCCTCCTGCCGCAGATAGAGCAGAATGCCTTCGTCCATCTCGCCGATCATTTTCAGCGCAGACTCCAATTGGTCGCGGCAGTCACAGCGCAGCGAGCCAATGGCATCGCCCGTCAGACATTCGGAGTGCAGGCGCACAGGTACATTTTCATGATTCCACGGCATGCCCTTCACGAAGGCGGCGTGTTCCTTGCCGTCACGCGTGTCCGAAAAGGCGACAACGTGAAAATCGCCAAAGCGTGATGGCAGTTCGGCGAATGCGACGACTTTAAGGCATACATGGTCGGAACCATATCCTTCGCAGTTGTGTTCCGCGACCAGCATTTCCCTGATCTGTTGATGGGGGTGTGTCATAATGTCTTTCCAGTCATGGCAGCAAGGGGTTGACGCTGCTCATTGTGGTTTACCTTTTCGATGAAATGATGGGCATAAAGACACCCGGTTCCTGTTTACAATCCATAGATTTTGAAGCAGTCGTCATGGTTTGTTTTCCATTCCTTTTACAAACTCCAACAGTTCATGGCTTTCCTGAAGCCAGGTCATCGGATTGACGCTGCGCTTGATGTATTGAAGCAAACCATCTCGATCCACCACCACCGAGGCGGTGCGCTGGATGACAAAAGCTACTTTATCCAACCCAAATAATTGATATACTGCGCGGTTAGGATCAGACAATACAGGGAAGGGCGTCTTGAGCGTCTCCGCATACTGGCGGGCGCGTTCGGGCGAATCGCCCAGAATCACCAACACATCCGTGTTTGCTGCTTGAAAATCCGGAACCATGCGCCCCAACTGGGCGACGTGCGACCGGCATTGTATTCAGTTGTATTCGCGCACGAAAAACAAAACGACGTGCGATTTGCCTTTATATTCCGCCAATCCGATTTGCCGTCCGTCATTTGCGGTCAGGCTGAAATCGGGCGCGGGAGAACCTACTGCCAAGTCAGTGCTCACAAGAATCTCCTTTTTCGGTTGGTGATGAGGATGCGGTAGTGTATAGGGAAACCAATTCCGTCAAGAAAATAAATCAGAAGAAATACCCTCGCCGTTCACGAGCGGATGCGCCTGGGAGAAATACTCTCGGCTCATCAAATCACGGACGAGGTCTTCCGGCAAACGACGAAATAGATTATCGGGTCCGAACTGGGTACGGTGGGCGTTGATGGCATTCCACTTGGCTTCGTTGTAGGCGGCTACATCCATCAGCGCGGTAATCAGGTCATCGTTGAAACTGGGACGTAGGAGGATTTGGTCGAGCATGGAAGTGTCCAGTCCGCGCGCTTCCATGCGGTCGCGCAGTTCGGTGAAGAATTTCGTGGGGATGGCGGTGTAAAAGAGGCGACTGGGCTGGAAGGCGGGACCCGCTTCGAGAAAGCGCTGCGGGTCCGAGGCGGCGTGAAAGGCGGCGGTGGTGTAACGGCTGATGGCGATGTGGTCGGGATGTCCGTAGCCGCCGCCCGGCTCAAAGGTCAGGACGATTTCAGGTCGCAGGTCACGAATGATGCGCGTCAGGTGTTCGACAACTTCGCCTTCGGGGGCATTAATGAAAGCGCGCGGATCCTGGTTTTCAGGCGTGCCGTCCATGCCAGAGTCGCGGTAGTCCAACAAAATTACTTCCTGAATTCCGAGGGCGCGGGCGGCGGTGCGCAGTTCTCCCTCGCGCACCCGTCCAAGCGTTTGCGGCGTGGCAAGGCTGGGATCGGAAATTTCGCCGACTTCGCCACGTGTAGCGCAGACAAGGGCGATGGGATGTCCTTCGGCAGCATAACGCGACAGAGTTCCACCTGTCCCAAAGGATTCATCGTCAGGATGCGCAAAGACAGCCAACAGGGGGCGGGAGACGTTTGTCATATTATCCTCCAACCGAAAACAACACGCTGTTTTGCGCGGGGTCTACTACCAGGATACCTTCATTGGTCTGGTTGTAAGGCATTTCGACTTCTTCGATGCGTGCCAAAAGTTGATCCCAGGCGGCGCGGTCAGGTAGGACGAAAGAAATATTTTTCAGTCCCAACGCATCGGGAGGCGGAGGCGGCGCGCCTTCTCCCTGCCAGGTGTTGTAACCGAGGTGATGATGATACCCGCCAGCCGAGACCATGCCCATGCGAAAGCCACTGCGCGCCACACCCATATCGTCAAAGCCGAGCAGTTCGTGGTAGAAGCGACGCGTCTCGTTCAGGTTGGCAACATACATGTGGAAGTGCCCCATATGAACTTCGGGCGGGACGGGTTCATCGAGGCGGTCATCTTTGGTCAGGTGGGCGAGGAGCGCGTCAACGTCGAGTGGTTCGCGCCCATCACTGGGTCTGCCATCGGCGTGACGGGCGTAAAAACTCCCGTCGGCATTCACAACAAAAATCCCATCTTCAGGCGATTCACAATACAGTTCAATGTTGTTGCCTTCCGGGTCATCCAGGTAGGTGGTTTTGGTCATCACATGATCGGTGGGATAGTTGGGCCAGTGCATGGAAAACAGGCGGGAAATGACGCGGGCCAGTTCGCGGCGGTTGGGAAAGAGGATGGCGAAGTGATAGATGCCGGTTACGCCGCGATAGCGTTTGCCATTTTGGATTTGGGTCAGGCGCACAAAATCTGCGCCGCCCGCGCCTAGACCGGCGCTGTTCTCGTCCTTCCAGTGCAAGCGCAAACCTAATACTTGCTGGTAAAAGGCAAGTTGATTCTTGAGGTCGGCGACCTTCAGATGGACGTAGCCTGGCTTGGTCTGTGGGTGGATGCGATGCGGAGATATGGCAACGGGTTGAGGGATAGGTGGGGTGGAGTTCATTTTTCTCCTTCGATTACAGAGCGTTTAGTACTATTACTTACGGAAGAACAAACATGTATCGTCATCTAGACCTTGCTTCTGCTTCCGTTGAATCAACTTTTTACAGCGGCGGTTATATCTGCCGCGTTCACCGCGCGCCCCGTGACAAAATTGTAGGAGTCTATGACGAGTTGAAAGATCACGTTCAACTCCTGCATGTCCAGCGGCGTGTACAACATCACCATGCCGAGATTGCCCATATATGCCGCCATCGGGTGCGGCTCTGCCCAACCCTTTTCGATGGCTTCCTGCGCGCGTTCAGGCGAAAGCGAAACGTGCAAACTGCCGTCGGGATGGATGTGCGCGAACTCGCGTCCGCGAGCGATGGATTCAGGGTGAGATAGAGGCAGGTCTTCGTCAAGCCAGATTGCCCGCGCCCCAGGCACGGAGATGACCGTCGGGCGGTTGGTCACATTCGGGAGGGAATATGCCAGCCGAAACAGTTCCGCATTTACTTCTGGCACAGGTTGTATACCAATCTGGGAATGCGGCATATTCTTGTTTGTCGGTGGACGCGTCCGCCTGCGTTGGGGAAGAGGGTTGTGTTCCATGATTTTTGATCCTTTCTAAGCGACTAAGGTTTTTGTAGTATTTCGGATTCCAGTGATTAACAGACGTTATGTACTTGCCGCTTTCAACCTCGCTCTGCATCTCGTCCGCGTTTAGCCCGACTTGCAGGGCGGCAAGAGGCAGGGCATCTCATTTGCTGATATCCTGTCTCTTGCCGTAGAACTTAAAGTTGGCTTTAGAATGCCAAGCTCAAGGCCCAGGGTTGGGGAATGGCAACGAACATCAGCGTGCAGCCCAACATGCAGAAATCTTTCATGAAGAAGGTCATGTCCATTTGGCGCTGCATGGGGTCTTGAATCGTCCAGAAGTTGTGCATGATGGATGCAACCGGGATGATAAACAGCACGATCAGGGCAATACCGACCAGCGGGTAAAGACCCAGCAGCAGGCTCAAGCCGCCCAGGATGATCATTGCGCCGCTGCCGCGCACGGCAAGCCCGGGAAACGGCACGCCTTTGGATTGTGTCCAGGGAATCATGGCTTGCGCCTGGGCAAAATGGGCGTAACCGCCAAAGATCCAGTAAACGCCTGTGATGATCCGTCCAATCAGAAATACGATTTCCATTTTCGTTCTCTCCTTTGAGTCTGTGTTTTTAAAGTTTTACAGTAAGCGCAGTGGTCATGAGATGGGTAAATTATTCCTTATGTCGCTGCCTCCAATTTGCCATGATTATTTTTTGAGTTCGTTCTCGATTTGCTGTAACGCTTGCAGGAAGGCCTCATACGGCTGGGCGCCGACGATGGCGTAACGGTCGTTCAAAACATAAGTCGGCACGCCGGTCACGCCGATCTGAGACGCCTGGTTCACTTCCGACTGGACGGCGGCGGTGTATGTTCCCGCTCCCACCAGCCTTTGCATCTCTTCCGCGTCCAGCCCGGCTTCTTCGGCGGCGGCGCGCAGGACTTCCCATTTGCCGATGTCCTGTCCCCGGCCGTAGAACTTGTCGAAAACGATGCGGTGGAACTCAAGCCCATTTCCGCGCTGGAGGGCGTATTCCGTGGCTTCGTGCGCCAGCCGCGTGTTCGGGATATGGGTTGGGAAGACCATCTCCAGCCCGGCGGCGTTTGCCATTTGCTTCAAACGCGCGTTGGATTGGGCGGCGCGGGCTTTCACATATTCAGGCAGTTCCATGCCCTCCGGCGGCGTATCGGGGCGCAAATAAAACGGGCGCCACTCGACCTGCGCGTTGTGCTTTTCAATTAGCGTTGCGACCACACCCTGGCCGACATAACACCACGGTCAGACGTAGTCGGAAAAAATTGTGAGTTTGATTTGATCCATTTTTCTTTCCTTTACTTTTTACGATTTGGGGCGCAAAATCACCATCGGAATTTCGCGCTGAGTGCGCTTCTGGTAGCCTTCAAAGGCGGGGGCTTTCTCAACCAGTTGCGCCCACAACCGTTCTTTCTCCTCCGAATCCGCCTGTTTTGTTGTCACCAAACTCATAACGCCGCCAATTTCGATTGTTGCTTGCGGGCTGTTTTTCAGATTGAGCCACCAAGCCGGGGGCATTTCCCCTCCGTTGTTGGAGGCAGTAATAATGTAGTTGGGACTCTCACTGAGGTACATTACCGGCACAGTATGTTTCTTCCCAGTCTTACGTCCAGTGGTGGTAAGCAGAAGCACCGGCATTGCTCCAAGACGACCGCCCACTTTTCCGCCGGTTCGACGGTACAGAAAAACGTAGATCGTCATAACCAATCTCATCAGCCATTTGCCAAACATGCAATTCCTCTATTCTTTCAAGTCAGGCGCTTTGTAGATGCGCGTCAAAAAACGCCAGGGTGCGCTTCCAGGCATCAGCGGCGGCTTCGGCGTTGTAGGCGGGACCCGTTTCATTGAAAAAGGAGTGGCGTACATTCGGATAGATTTTGATGTCGCGGGCCACCTGATGCGCTTCGAGCCGCTCTTCCAACTGGCGGGCAGCGCTGGCGGTGAAATCCTTTTCAGGGTAACTACCGACAATCGGACAGGATCCAGCCAGGGCGTCGAGCGGACGCGGGTTTGTCCATAAAAGACCGAGGCGGCGCGCAGATCTTTATCCACGCAAGCCAGTTGCAGGGCGTAACTTCCGCCCATGCAGAAACCGATCGCGCCCACGCGCTTCGCTTGGACCTCGGGCCGGTTTCGTAAAACATCCAGTGCGGCGCGCAACTCGCCGACCACGCCGTTGCTCAGCGGGCGGACGAGGATGCCGTGGAAGATGCGCGTCATGCAGGCGACGCGGCTGCCGGCGCTGAATAAATCCACTGCCAGCGCGGCGTAGCCTTCATTGGCGAAACGCCGGGCAATATCGCGGATATTTTCGTTCAGCCCAAAGATTTCGTGGATGACAACCACGCCGGGGAAAGGACCTGCGCCTGCGGGCTTCGCCAGGTAGGCGTCCAGGGTTCCGCCTTGCGGGCGGGGAACCGTCAGGGTTTCAGTGAGCGGGTCAATGTTCATTTCAATATGTCCACGATCTCCTGCACAGTGGCGGCTTGCAGACTTTCGGCATACCAGGTTTCCATCTCGATCTTCAGACCAGTGTAGATGTGAGCGAGGCGGGTCTTGCGTTTTTCTTTGCTCAGGCTGGCATCCTGTTGAATGGCTTGTGTCTCTGGATGTTCTTCTTTCCAGCGTTTGATGCGCTCATTGGCGGCTTTGGGGCGCTCGACCCACGTCCCGATCAGTTGAAAGGCTTCATCCAGAACGGCGAAGACGGGGATGGCGGCGATGCCGCCTGCGGCGAACCAGGCTTGCAGCTCGGGCCAGCGTGAGCGAATGAAGACGCGCGTTTCCATGGCGGGAGCTGCCTCCGTCAGGCGCGCCAGGATCGGCAGATTCATCAGGCAATCGGTGCACCAATCCTCGGTCATCACCAGAACGCGGAGGGGGCGCTGAAGCGCGGCCGCGGCCGCGCGTTCCTCTTCGCTGAGTTGGACGGTCTCAAGGCGGCGCATCATTATGTCTTGATCTACACTCATCTGCGCAACGAAATCAGGCAGGGTAAGACCCTGCTTCCAGCGTGAGGCATTCATGGGCAGCGCAGTTCGAGGAGAAGAGGCAGGTTGGTCTGTCATAAGCAGTCAATCCGCGCTGGCAAGATCAACCGCCGAATTCGACTGCGCGGCGTCCGGCTCGCCTCCTTCAGAGGCGGCGCCGCGGCGCGCGAAGTCGGTCAATTTGCGCCGCGGGGCGAAGAAGATGGCGACCAGTCCCAACAGGGCGGCAATGAAGGCAATGGTGAAGACCAGATTGATGGAATTTGCCATTGCCAGGCGCGCGCTTTCCGCGATCGCCAGTTGCGAGCCGGGAGCGGGATTGAGCAGTTGTTGAATGATGCTCACGTCCTGCCCTGCCGCGCGCAGGTCAGAGGTCAGGCGAAGAGCGAGCGCCGCGCCCATCACGCTTACGCCGAGCGTCCCGCCGATCGTGCGGCTGAACTGAACCGTGGCGGTGGCCGCGCCGAGGTGACGGCGTTCCACACTGGACTGGACGGCAATCAGGAGGGACGGGATCGAAAATCCCATACCGATGCCCATCAGGGCGACGAAGACCATCAACAGGGTTTGGCTGACGGTGACGCTCGCTTGCGACATGAGGAAGGTCCCCAGACTAAGCGACGTCATGCCAATCAATCCCAGCCTCCAATAACCGACTTTCAACATCAGGCGCGCGCCAATGATGCTTGCCGTCACCCAGCCGAGGAGCATGGGGGTGATCGTAACGCCGGCCTGCGTAGCGCTGGTTCCCAATACAGATTGCACAAACAATGGGATAAAGGATGTGCTGCCGAACATCGCCCAGCCTGCCAGCAGGCCGTGTACCACCGCAACCGAGAACAGGCGGTCGCGGAAGAGATTCAGCGGCAGAAGCGGATCCACGGCGCGGCGTTCCACCCATAGCAGAACCGCGAAGAGAACCACCGCCAGACTGATCAGTGCCCAACTGCCCGGCGTTCCCAACTCCATGAGTCCGAAGAGAAGCGCAACCACGCCGGCCGTCAAAAGACCCGCGCCGGCGTAATCCACCACAGGGGTTTCGTGATGTTGAACCTGGTCTCGCCAGGCGAGCGCCACCAGCGTTGCGGCAAGTAAACCGGGGATGACGTTGACGTAAAAAACCCAGCGCCAGGACAGTTGGTCCACCAGGAAACCGCCCAACAGCGGACCGATAATGGACGACACGCCCCACACGCCGGAGAATAATCCCTGCATGCGGGCGCGCTGCTGCAGCGAGAACATCTCGCCGATCATGATGAACGCCAGCGGCTGGATGCCGCCCGCGCCCAATCCCTGAATGGCGCGGAAGATGATGAGCTGGGTCATGTTGTTTGCCAGCCCGCTCAATGCCGAACCAAGCAGAAACAGTCCCATGGCGAAGAGGTACAGGCGGCGGCGCCCGAACAGGTCGGACAACTTGCCGTAGAGCGGGACGGTGGCGGTCGAAGCCAGCATGAACGCCGCGAAGACCCACGAGTAATGTTCCAGCCCGCCCAACTGCCCAATGATGGTAGGCATGGCGGTTGCGATGACGGTCGATTCCATCGAAGCCATGAACAGGCTGAGCATAACACCCAGCGTGACGATGATGATGCGCTTGCGTGACATATTATTCGACTTGCGCTTCCTTTTCCTGGATTTCTCGAATCTGTTTGCGGACCTCGGGCATGATCTCGTTCAAAAAGACCTTGATCTGCGCCTCTTCATCTCCCGCCACAGGCCAGAAGATGAAGGCGTCGTGCCGGTATTCGAGATGGTAGCGGACGAGGGTTTCGACCCACTCGGCAGGCGTTCCCAACACCAAGCCTGGACGATTGAATTGATAACTCTCGCCCGCGCGCAGTTTGATTGCGCCAAACAAATTGTAGCCGCGCCGCACTTCGGACGGATTGCGACCGGCCTGCGCGGCGCCTTCGTCCAGCAGGGTGTTGACTTCGGGCAGTTGCTGGGGCGGCACATAAATCGTGCCAACCAGCCAGCCGTCAGCCATGCGTCCCGTGAGGCGCAACATACGCGGGCCACCGGCCCCAAACCATAACGGAATGGGATGTGCGGGAGCTGGGCCGGGAACGAGTTCGCCCACCTTGTAAAACCCGCCAGAATACGAGAAGCGCCCGCCGGCGTGATCCCACATGCCGCGCACGATTTCGGCGTACTCTTTGAAAGCCTGATAGCGCTGACCGGGCGTTTGTCCGACCGTGCCTCCCCAGGTTTGCATCCCTTCAATATAGCCGCCCGCGCCCAGCCCAAGTTCGAGGCGCCCCTTGGTGATTAAGTCCAGCGTAGCGGCCATTTTTGCCATCATCGCCGGCGGGCGCAAGGGAGTGTTCATGACGTTGGTGGCGATATGCACGCGTTCGGTGCGGGCCGCAAGAGCAGTGAGAAGGGTCCACGTGTCCAGGAAGTCCGCGTTGTAGGGGTGATCCTGAATCGTGACCAGTTCCACATCGCTTTCATCCGCCAGGCGGGCGCGCTGCAGGGCGGCCTCAAGGTTGGCGGTGGAGGGGTCAATATTGACGCCAAAAACAGGGGGTTGAGTAAAAGGCATGGTCGAGAAAGAGGCGGGTTAGTGACTGTGACCTTCGTGGCTGTGGGAATGTCCGTGGTGATCTTCGGGCAGGTACTGATGCGGATCCTTCTCGAAGGATTTCTGACAGCCAGCCGAACAGAAATAATAGGTCTCGCCGGCGTGTTCGCTCTTGTATTGCGCAGTTTCGATTTCGACTTCCATCTTGCAAACGGGATCAATGGCAGTAGTCATGGGTTTCTCCTTTTGAAAAACAAGATCGTCCATTTCGGACGCGGGATAACATTCGCCCGTCAGAGGGTCGCAGTAACCGCCGGCGGCGGCGTTGCCGCCGAGTCCAATCAGCGTGACGGGTTTTATGGACGGTTGGTTTACAGCGTGATCAGGATTGGGCGATGCCATGC of Anaerolineales bacterium contains these proteins:
- a CDS encoding methyltransferase domain-containing protein yields the protein MNQIVNYNAIAPNYNARYDQNPLAGISRALRALVKQNRARDVLEVGCGTGRWVMELNPLARRVVGLDFSLGMLKQARGQDEALSLTNGDANRLPFPSASFDLVLSVNALHHYADQRAFIAEARRLLRAGGALAIINLDPHIGRDRWYLYDYFDGVLTTDLRRFPSSGKLLDWMLESGFARTEWRVAEHVHQEFIGREILDNPFTQKGGSSQLALLSDAAYADGMERIHAALDNADGAPPVFVTDQWLTLLAGWVQ
- the ribA gene encoding GTP cyclohydrolase II, yielding MTHPHQQIREMLVAEHNCEGYGSDHVCLKVVAFAELPSRFGDFHVVAFSDTRDGKEHAAFVKGMPWNHENVPVRLHSECLTGDAIGSLRCDCRDQLESALKMIGEMDEGILLYLRQEGRGIGLTNKIRAYELQDSGLDTVQANEALGFRDDERDYSIAAHMLASMQVKSVRLITNNPRKIEGLQALGIQVNGRIPLVMPPNPHNADYLQTKAVKSGHLMDAPGNLHQAE
- a CDS encoding peroxiredoxin family protein — protein: MSTDLAVGSPAPDFSLTANDGRQIGLAEYKGKSHVVLFFVREYNUIQCRSHVAQLGRMVPDFQAANTDVLVILGDSPERARQYAETLKTPFPVLSDPNRAVYQLFGLDKVAFVIQRTASVVVDRDGLLQYIKRSVNPMTWLQESHELLEFVKGMENKP
- a CDS encoding PIG-L family deacetylase — protein: MTNVSRPLLAVFAHPDDESFGTGGTLSRYAAEGHPIALVCATRGEVGEISDPSLATPQTLGRVREGELRTAARALGIQEVILLDYRDSGMDGTPENQDPRAFINAPEGEVVEHLTRIIRDLRPEIVLTFEPGGGYGHPDHIAISRYTTAAFHAASDPQRFLEAGPAFQPSRLFYTAIPTKFFTELRDRMEARGLDTSMLDQILLRPSFNDDLITALMDVAAYNEAKWNAINAHRTQFGPDNLFRRLPEDLVRDLMSREYFSQAHPLVNGEGISSDLFS
- a CDS encoding VOC family protein; its protein translation is MNSTPPIPQPVAISPHRIHPQTKPGYVHLKVADLKNQLAFYQQVLGLRLHWKDENSAGLGAGGADFVRLTQIQNGKRYRGVTGIYHFAILFPNRRELARVISRLFSMHWPNYPTDHVMTKTTYLDDPEGNNIELYCESPEDGIFVVNADGSFYARHADGRPSDGREPLDVDALLAHLTKDDRLDEPVPPEVHMGHFHMYVANLNETRRFYHELLGFDDMGVARSGFRMGMVSAGGYHHHLGYNTWQGEGAPPPPPDALGLKNISFVLPDRAAWDQLLARIEEVEMPYNQTNEGILVVDPAQNSVLFSVGG
- a CDS encoding DUF5519 family protein: MEHNPLPQRRRTRPPTNKNMPHSQIGIQPVPEVNAELFRLAYSLPNVTNRPTVISVPGARAIWLDEDLPLSHPESIARGREFAHIHPDGSLHVSLSPERAQEAIEKGWAEPHPMAAYMGNLGMVMLYTPLDMQELNVIFQLVIDSYNFVTGRAVNAADITAAVKS
- a CDS encoding DoxX family membrane protein, encoding MEIVFLIGRIITGVYWIFGGYAHFAQAQAMIPWTQSKGVPFPGLAVRGSGAMIILGGLSLLLGLYPLVGIALIVLFIIPVASIMHNFWTIQDPMQRQMDMTFFMKDFCMLGCTLMFVAIPQPWALSLAF
- a CDS encoding nitroreductase family deazaflavin-dependent oxidoreductase, with the translated sequence MTIYVFLYRRTGGKVGGRLGAMPVLLLTTTGRKTGKKHTVPVMYLSESPNYIITASNNGGEMPPAWWLNLKNSPQATIEIGGVMSLVTTKQADSEEKERLWAQLVEKAPAFEGYQKRTQREIPMVILRPKS
- a CDS encoding dienelactone hydrolase family protein gives rise to the protein MNIDPLTETLTVPRPQGGTLDAYLAKPAGAGPFPGVVVIHEIFGLNENIRDIARRFANEGYAALAVDLFSAGSRVACMTRIFHGILVRPLSNGVVGELRAALDVLRNRPEVQAKRVGAIGFCMGGSYALQLACVDKDLRAASVFYGQTRVRSTPWLDPVRLSVVTLKRISPPALPASWKSGSKRIRWPATSKSIRMYATPFSMKRVPPTTPKPPLMPGSAPWRFLTRIYKAPDLKE
- a CDS encoding thioredoxin family protein, whose amino-acid sequence is MTDQPASSPRTALPMNASRWKQGLTLPDFVAQMSVDQDIMMRRLETVQLSEEERAAAAALQRPLRVLVMTEDWCTDCLMNLPILARLTEAAPAMETRVFIRSRWPELQAWFAAGGIAAIPVFAVLDEAFQLIGTWVERPKAANERIKRWKEEHPETQAIQQDASLSKEKRKTRLAHIYTGLKIEMETWYAESLQAATVQEIVDILK
- a CDS encoding MDR family MFS transporter, which produces MSRKRIIIVTLGVMLSLFMASMESTVIATAMPTIIGQLGGLEHYSWVFAAFMLASTATVPLYGKLSDLFGRRRLYLFAMGLFLLGSALSGLANNMTQLIIFRAIQGLGAGGIQPLAFIMIGEMFSLQQRARMQGLFSGVWGVSSIIGPLLGGFLVDQLSWRWVFYVNVIPGLLAATLVALAWRDQVQHHETPVVDYAGAGLLTAGVVALLFGLMELGTPGSWALISLAVVLFAVLLWVERRAVDPLLPLNLFRDRLFSVAVVHGLLAGWAMFGSTSFIPLFVQSVLGTSATQAGVTITPMLLGWVTASIIGARLMLKVGYWRLGLIGMTSLSLGTFLMSQASVTVSQTLLMVFVALMGIGMGFSIPSLLIAVQSSVERRHLGAATATVQFSRTIGGTLGVSVMGAALALRLTSDLRAAGQDVSIIQQLLNPAPGSQLAIAESARLAMANSINLVFTIAFIAALLGLVAIFFAPRRKLTDFARRGAASEGGEPDAAQSNSAVDLASAD
- a CDS encoding LLM class flavin-dependent oxidoreductase, translating into MPFTQPPVFGVNIDPSTANLEAALQRARLADESDVELVTIQDHPYNADFLDTWTLLTALAARTERVHIATNVMNTPLRPPAMMAKMAATLDLITKGRLELGLGAGGYIEGMQTWGGTVGQTPGQRYQAFKEYAEIVRGMWDHAGGRFSYSGGFYKVGELVPGPAPAHPIPLWFGAGGPRMLRLTGRMADGWLVGTIYVPPQQLPEVNTLLDEGAAQAGRNPSEVRRGYNLFGAIKLRAGESYQFNRPGLVLGTPAEWVETLVRYHLEYRHDAFIFWPVAGDEEAQIKVFLNEIMPEVRKQIREIQEKEAQVE
- a CDS encoding YHS domain-containing protein — its product is MASPNPDHAVNQPSIKPVTLIGLGGNAAAGGYCDPLTGECYPASEMDDLVFQKEKPMTTAIDPVCKMEVEIETAQYKSEHAGETYYFCSAGCQKSFEKDPHQYLPEDHHGHSHSHEGHSH